The Persephonella hydrogeniphila region CCTTTTCACATATCTTCTTGAACCTTTTTAAAGCTTTCTCAAAACTTTCACCTTCTTGAATTTTCACTACTGCCATGTAAAATCACTCCTCCTTTTTTGAATTTTTTTACACATCTTTATAGAATAAAACAGTACCGTTTTTAAAGTCAATTTTTTCTGCTGTAAATATAAACCATTTGAGAAATTTTACCACACAGATAATCAATTGGTGATTGCCTCAAGGTCGTATCTTATATCAGATAAATTTCGGATTATTCCTTCTAACGCATCCTGCAACAGATGCTCTTTTTCTACAAGTCCAGATAGAGGCTCTTCTATAGACATTATGTCGTATTTCGTCTGGCTGACAAGAGACTTTACATGGTTGAATATGTTCTGGAAGTTACTCCCAGAATAATAACCGGCTTCTATAAGTCCCCGGAAATATATAGCCTCTAATTCTTCGATCAGTGTTCTCAGTTTTCCCAACATCTTTTTTAACCGGTTGATTGAATCGAGACTTTCAGAAAATACACTGGATAACTCTGTAAAATTTTGATAGGATGCCGAGATAAGATACAGGAAGTTTTTGATATCTTTTTTTATCTCGTCCTGTATACAGCCGTTTATATGCTCTGTTTTAGAATTAAGGAAGTCTGCAAACATGATAATCTGGAGCTTTGAGAGGAAAACATTGAATATGATCTCTTTTATTTCTTTTGAAAGTCTTTCAATATGCCCTTTCATCTGACCTATTATTTTATTTTCCTCTTCAGAGTTTTTTCTCATCTCATAGGAGATAACAGAAAAAACAGCCCCCTCACTTCCCAGTCTGAGAGATTCTATCGAAGAATTCAGCGCTGTAAGTCTTATCTCGTTTGTTATTGAGAATATCTTTTCTGATTTTTGAGAAAATAGATTGTCTATATACTCAAAGTGGGATAGGAGAGAAAAGAAACCTTTTGTAGCAGTTTCAAGGTTTTTTAGTTTTTTCAGTATGTCTTTTATGTACAGTGAGCTTTCTTCTAACACAAAAAAATCAGGATTTATTTTTATCTGGAGAATATCAGATTTATCTTTCATCTCGGCTATAAAAATATCTTTCATAAAATCATCATAGCTATCATAACCCAATTTTTTTAATGTATCCATAAGTAGAGAGAAAGAAGCCTCCATTCCTCCTTCCTTTTCTGCCTGAAGGAGCAGTTCATACAGTTTTGAAACCTTATCAAGATTCTCTGTGGTAGGTTTTATTCTGATTGATAAATATTCAACAATATCCCCTTCTTTATTCCTCACAGGAAAAACTGTTGCAAGAACCCAGTAGTAACTTCCATCCTTTGCCATATTTTTTACATATGCAACTATTACTTTACCAGACTGGATGTAATCCCATAAAAGTTTAAAAACTATCTTCGGCATGTCTGGATGTCTTATTATGTTATGAGGGCTTCCTATAAGCTCATCCATTGAGTATTTGCTTACCCTCTGAAAAACATCATTTCCTGAAAGAATAATACCCTTCAGGTCTGTACTGGAAAAAAATATTTCTTCAGGTCTGAATTCAGACTCCCGATTTATAGGTTGTGGTCTGTTTCTCCCCATCTCTTTTCCTTTATAGATTTTTTATTAATGTTCGGATTATTTGAGAAAATGTTTATCTGAATATTTATTTTCCTGTATTTTGAATAACTTTTATATTTTTTCGACCTGATATACATCTTCTTTGTCTTCGTAGTAAAGTACTATCTGAAATATAGACAGATTACGGAGAATTTCCATAAGCTTTTCATCTTTTACTTTTAGATATTTTCTTTCTGCAGTAAGATCTTCTACAAATTCTGAAGGTAAGGTTTCTACAGAAAAGATCTCTTTCTCTGTTCTCCATATACGGTTAATTATCCCCATGTAGGGATGTTCTTGAAGTTCTATAGGGAACATAGATACTATCTGTTGAGGGGTAACTGTGATTTCAAGCTCTGTAGGATAAGTTCTTTTAAGCCTAAACTTACTCAAATCTATTCCTTATAAAAGCCCCCAATGGGGGGCTGTTTTTTATTCGTTAAGTGCTTCGTAAACGTGTCCTACAAGCTCTTCTGAAGGCTTGAGTGTTTTCTTACCAGGCTCCCATTTTGCAGGGCAGGCTTCTTCAGGATGACCAATAAGATAAGCATTTGCTTTCATCTTTCTAAGAAGCTCATCTGCGTTCCTTCCTACATTGTAGAAGTTTACTTCGGAACCTACAAGTTTTCCTTCAGGAGATATTATAAATGTTCCTCTCAGTGCGAGACCTGTGTTTTCATCATAAACACCAAACATCCTTGAAACAGCACCTGTAGGATCAGCACCCATAGGGTATTTTACATTTTCAAGAAGTTTTTCATCTCTGTGCCATGCAAGATGAACAAATTTTGTATCTGTGGATACAGATACCACTTCAGCCCCAAGCTCCTTTAGCTGTGGATATACTTCTGCAAGGTCTGCAAGTTCTGTAGGACAAACAAATGTAAAATCTGCTGGATAGAAGAATAAGATGGTCCACTTACCTTCTTCCTTTGCTTTCTTTAGAGAGAAAACTCCAAATTTTCCTGTTTCTGGTTCGTAAGTTTCCATTTCAAAATCAGGAACTTCCTGACCTACTAAAATTATTTCTGACATCTTTCTTACCTCCTTGTTTTTCTTTTTAAGTAATTGGTAAATATGTTAGATACTTATTATAAATGATACCTATTCTCAATTTAAAGGGGAATGATTTATCTCATATCTGATACAGATATATCTTTCAGAATGAAATCTACTGTTGTCTTCCCATTCCAGTTTGATATTTTAGGAGTGTAGACAACATTTATATACATACCTACAGAAAGCTTTTTCATCTTATCCCCGTAGTTCCACCACAGAGCTGAAAATGCATTTTTGTTTCTGTCTTGCAGCCAGAATTTTAGATGCTGGTTTGCTGGACCTACAGTCATAAAATCTGATATTCTCAGATTTTTAGCCATAAAACATGGGTACGGATTTCCTTCCCCAAAAGGCTCTAATATCTCAAGATGCTTCACTTTTTCTGCCGTCCAGTACGAAAGGGGAACTTCCATATCTATCTCTATTACCGGTGTACTTTCTTCTGTAGAAAGATTCTGAACAGAATTAAACAGTACCTCCTTTAGTTTAGGTATATTTTTTGTAGGTATCGTAAGCCCAGCTGCAAGTGAATGACCACCAAACTTATCAAAAAGATAAGAATGTTTTTCCATTATCTCAAATATATTTACAGATGGTATGCTCCTTGCAGAGCCTATAGCCTTACCATTTTTTACAGATAAGACGACAGCAGGTACCTTGTATTTTTCAACAAGTCTCCCGGCAACAATACCTACTATACCTGGATGCCAGTTTTCATCGGCGACTACTATACTGTTTATCTCTTTTTCTTTTTTTAGTTTTATCTGTGTTTCTTTAAATGCATGTTCTGTAAGTTTCTGTCTTTTTCTATTTAAAAATTCAAGTTCAGAGCTGAGTAGCTTTCCTGTAGACTCTTTTCTTGTTATAAGCAGTTTTACAGCCTTTTTAGCATCGTCAAGCCGTCCTGCTGCATTCAGTCTGGGGGCTATATTAAAGCCTATCTCAAAGGTGGAAACTTCTTTTATAGATAGACTTTCAAGTAAAGCCTTTATTCCCGGTCTTTGTTTTTTATTCAGTTCTTCTGTTCCTTTTTTAACAAAAATTCTGTTTATTAAAGATAAAGGAACTACATCAGCAACTGTACCAATAGCAACGATATCAAGGTAAGGCTTCAGTCTGATATCAAGATTCAGCAGTCTTCTTAACATTATTATTAGATAGAATGCTATTCCTACAGAAGCAAGATGTTTAAATAAGGGGTTTATATCCGGATGAAGTTTTGGATTTAGAATTGTGATATCTTTAGACTTCCATTC contains the following coding sequences:
- a CDS encoding methyl-accepting chemotaxis protein, producing MGRNRPQPINRESEFRPEEIFFSSTDLKGIILSGNDVFQRVSKYSMDELIGSPHNIIRHPDMPKIVFKLLWDYIQSGKVIVAYVKNMAKDGSYYWVLATVFPVRNKEGDIVEYLSIRIKPTTENLDKVSKLYELLLQAEKEGGMEASFSLLMDTLKKLGYDSYDDFMKDIFIAEMKDKSDILQIKINPDFFVLEESSLYIKDILKKLKNLETATKGFFSLLSHFEYIDNLFSQKSEKIFSITNEIRLTALNSSIESLRLGSEGAVFSVISYEMRKNSEEENKIIGQMKGHIERLSKEIKEIIFNVFLSKLQIIMFADFLNSKTEHINGCIQDEIKKDIKNFLYLISASYQNFTELSSVFSESLDSINRLKKMLGKLRTLIEELEAIYFRGLIEAGYYSGSNFQNIFNHVKSLVSQTKYDIMSIEEPLSGLVEKEHLLQDALEGIIRNLSDIRYDLEAITN
- a CDS encoding peroxiredoxin, translated to MSEIILVGQEVPDFEMETYEPETGKFGVFSLKKAKEEGKWTILFFYPADFTFVCPTELADLAEVYPQLKELGAEVVSVSTDTKFVHLAWHRDEKLLENVKYPMGADPTGAVSRMFGVYDENTGLALRGTFIISPEGKLVGSEVNFYNVGRNADELLRKMKANAYLIGHPEEACPAKWEPGKKTLKPSEELVGHVYEALNE
- the recJ gene encoding single-stranded-DNA-specific exonuclease RecJ — encoded protein: MITGLTGRKWILLEEKNKAPEDLIKKYGYVLAQLIYNRKELFDSNFDEDSIYPSLKKLLDPQLFKDLDTISFKLSELIKKKKKIAIYGDYDADGVTSTALLVNFFRDIGVDVRYYIPSRFHEGYGLNKRAIKKISEISDVLIVVDSGTNAHEELVYARKLGLQVFVLDHHEPSDPEWKSKDITILNPKLHPDINPLFKHLASVGIAFYLIIMLRRLLNLDIRLKPYLDIVAIGTVADVVPLSLINRIFVKKGTEELNKKQRPGIKALLESLSIKEVSTFEIGFNIAPRLNAAGRLDDAKKAVKLLITRKESTGKLLSSELEFLNRKRQKLTEHAFKETQIKLKKEKEINSIVVADENWHPGIVGIVAGRLVEKYKVPAVVLSVKNGKAIGSARSIPSVNIFEIMEKHSYLFDKFGGHSLAAGLTIPTKNIPKLKEVLFNSVQNLSTEESTPVIEIDMEVPLSYWTAEKVKHLEILEPFGEGNPYPCFMAKNLRISDFMTVGPANQHLKFWLQDRNKNAFSALWWNYGDKMKKLSVGMYINVVYTPKISNWNGKTTVDFILKDISVSDMR